The sequence below is a genomic window from bacterium.
AGCAGCAAAGAGAACTGGCCCAGCAGGAGCTGTTCAGCCAGAGCGTCATCTGCGATTACCTCTTTGCAAAGGACAGGATCTTCGCGTCGGTGAACCTGGACGGTGACGAACTGGCCCTCTATCAGCAGATTTATTCACTGCTGGACCAGAGGATCCCGAAACCCGACCTGGTCATCTACCTGCAGTCCCCCCCCGAGGTGCTCCAGCAGCGCATCAGGATGAGGGGGCGCAGCTTTGAAAGAGAGATCAGCCGAGAGTACATTGAGGCTGTCAATGAAGGGTACAACCGGTTTTTTTTCAATTACAGCGAGACCCCGCTCCTGATCATCAACACCGCCGAGGTGGACTTTGTCAGGAGACCCGAAGACTTCCAGGACCTGGTCCGGGAGATCCGACGGATGAAAAAGGGGGTTCAATTTTACGTGCCGCTCGGATCCGCCTGATCGGACCGGGACGGGGAAGATCGAAACGCTGCCATCCGGCAGTCGTCCCCGTCTGTGCACGGGGATTTTTTATTGGGAGCAGTGATTGGTGACCAGTGACTCGTGATCAGTAGAAGCATGAATAATAGAGCTTTACCAATCACGGATCACTAATCACGGATCACCGATACGACAATGGATGAGCAGATAACCGTCAACACAGTCAAAGGCATGAAGGGCCGGCAGCGCATCGCCATGGTCACCGCCTACGATTATCCCAGCGCCCTTTACGCGGACCGCTCGGGAGCCCAGATCATCCTGGTGGGTGACTCGCTTGCCCAGGTCGTTCTGGGGTATGACACGACGGTGCCAGTCACCATGGAAGAGATGCTGCACCACACCCGGGCTGCCGGAAGGGGCTGTCAACGGGCCCTCCTGGTGGCGGACATGCCCTTCGGTTCATACCAGT
It includes:
- a CDS encoding deoxynucleoside kinase translates to MDKRYIVVEGPIGVGKTSLVQMLGEVFASRVILEKAAENPFLPKFYTNPAGFAFQTQMFFLLSRYQQQRELAQQELFSQSVICDYLFAKDRIFASVNLDGDELALYQQIYSLLDQRIPKPDLVIYLQSPPEVLQQRIRMRGRSFEREISREYIEAVNEGYNRFFFNYSETPLLIINTAEVDFVRRPEDFQDLVREIRRMKKGVQFYVPLGSA